The Candidatus Bipolaricaulota bacterium nucleotide sequence GATATTCACGTTCTACGCCACGATCGCCTCGCTGAAACTCGCAAAAGCGGTGACGTGGGTGTTCATCACTCTGACGATCCTGTTCTTCCTGCTTGCGATCGGCGAGTTCGTCCCGATCGTGCACACGATCGCCGGGTACGAGGGAATCCTATGCGCGCTGATCGCGTGGTACACCTCGGCCGGGATCCTGATCAATTCGACCCACGGGCGGACTGTCCTCCCGCTCGGCGAGCGGAAGTAGTGCTCGATTTCAATCAGGCGGGGCGGGTCAATCCGCCCCGCCGTTCAATTTCAGGATGAGATGCGTCCAGCTGCGGATGTAGGTGAACCCAAGGGCCTGCGCGATCTCTCCCAGCGGTTCGTCCCCTTCCTCCACGTACAGGCCTATCTTCTCCTTTCCCAACCTCCGATACCAGCGGTCCGCCTCCGCCAGGATCGGGATCAACCCCGCCTTCCCGCCTGATCGGAGGAGGAGCGGCCGCACCTCCCCCACCTGTTCCCGGTGGATCGCGAACAGGAGCGCGGCGACCGCTGCCCCATCCGGCCCGACAGCGGCCAGCCGCCGCGTCCTGATCCCGAACAGACGTCCGATCGGTCCGAGGTCGTACGGCCGGCCGTGCTGCTCACACCGGCCTCCGAGGTCGCCCGCGCGCAATCGCCGGACGGTGAACTCGGGCTCAGCCGGAAGTTCGAGGGGGAGAAGCCGCTCGTACGCTGCAGTGGAGGAATAGGGAATGAATCCGACCTTCTCCACCAAGTGCTGCGCAATCGCATTGAGCGGCGTGGCATGTGCCTCCACATGACCAGCCTGCCGCAGCCGGTTCACCGCCGTCTCGATCAGGCGGGACGCGATCCCCTGCCCCCGGAACTCAGGGATGACGTACACGCCGGTGAGGGAGGGGCTCTTC carries:
- a CDS encoding GNAT family N-acetyltransferase encodes the protein MGIVIDDITTADIPHYLEFLRAGFGGPLSDLGTDLGFVSRILRGLLCARGAPLRAVKRIAGYEAFVLIARHAGRPIGCLTVVGRKSPSLTGVYVIPEFRGQGIASRLIETAVNRLRQAGHVEAHATPLNAIAQHLVEKVGFIPYSSTAAYERLLPLELPAEPEFTVRRLRAGDLGGRCEQHGRPYDLGPIGRLFGIRTRRLAAVGPDGAAVAALLFAIHREQVGEVRPLLLRSGGKAGLIPILAEADRWYRRLGKEKIGLYVEEGDEPLGEIAQALGFTYIRSWTHLILKLNGGAD